In Macrobrachium rosenbergii isolate ZJJX-2024 chromosome 46, ASM4041242v1, whole genome shotgun sequence, the DNA window tgatacagtgctggagttgttctgctattcatggGTGTAAAGGCCaatatccatggacttcatcaggacctggggctttccagttgtgcatgtctttagttggtgtctgactgcctgtcgtgatctcggtgaatctttctTTTATCCTCCctatttcttctgccttgatttcctgaagccatgttgcatgtttgttgtgatactggattgctccatatgttttcccagtctcttACTTTGGTTCgacttcaggaatttcctggtggttgtcttcccctttagttggctgtatagtcttttctggttggttgcAAAGAGTTTGTTCttttggtatcctttattcctgttcatttaCCGTTGGAttttatgtgctttggctttaagcctctgttgtATATCTTCTATtatgttgtttagtcccttctcctgtactttgtatttctcattcagttcctctcttgttttcttgcttcttagcctcttttctgccatctctttccgtttactcaagtcagatctcatcaccatgatttgtttttcctggTGCCTTTTCCAAGACGGTtcctgttttggtttctgttgggatGGTGGTTGTATCCCCATGacttctacattattattattattattattattattattattattattattattattattattattattattatattaatctcATTTCAGAACCCTTCAGTTAAGCAAGGCCTCCGTGGGAATTTTGAAAGATGGTGACTCATTATGGATCCACCACAATATCTTCATACCTGCCATCAGTCGCCAGGGTGATGAGGAACAGCGCAAGGAATGGGTTGGTCGCATCAAGAGGGGCGAGGTCCTCGGAACATATGCCCAGGTACGAAATGCAGGCGAAGAGGTTAATGGTTTCATTTTTAGAGAAATACCAGTCTCCCTACCTAACTAagctacctaacctaacctaccctaccAAACTTGCCTGGCCCTATCTGTCCTTGACAGCCTAACCTAGCTTTACTTAACCGCACCATAATTTTACCTTACCAGACCTCACTTGACCTAACCAAAATGCATTCactgtgaaaaaggaaaaaaaatcattaattgtGATCAATACAGTGGGTGAGGTCAAGCCTCCCAAACTGTATACACATTGGGATATGCAGTACCTAAGTTTGGACTACAAGTCATTTTCTAAAGGGTAAGTATTTGGACCTGGAGGACAACCATTTTCACTTTTACTagaggtaaaaattaaaattgcctCTCTTCTGTACACACCCACCTACTGTACATATTCGCAcatgcagatacacacacacgtgtgtgtatatatatatactatatatatatatatatatatatatatatatatatatatatatatatatatatatatatatatatatatatatatatatatatatatatatatatatatatatatatatataaataaaaaataaataaataaatatatatatatatattattaatataaatgtatatatatatatatgtatatatatatatatatatatatagtatatatatatatatatatatatatatatatatatatatatatatatttatatatatatatatatatatatatatatatatatatatatatatatatatatataaatggatggatgtatgtatgtatgtgtgtgtgtatgttccacatacactctgaaatgcattgagcaatttcaaccaaacttggtatacatatgacttactatctcaaaaagaacactgagtaagacatcactgacaccaagGGAGCAGGTGTGGGAacggggtgatatgtaaaaataaccgaaaatgatggatattagtgtataatccatagttttcgttgttgctgagatgaatagtgacacttcaaATGGACTTAAAGGGGGAGTAAGAAGGGGTGGGtagtgggtgacatgtaaaaataaccgaaaacaacagatattagtgtccagtccatagttttcaaggtcgctgagatgagtagtgacactctcaatgccttcaagtccaagttcagcccagataggaaggaggggtgagaatggtgggaagggggtgacatgtaaaaataactgaaaaacgacagatattagtgtctaatccatagttttcaagctcgctgagatgagtggtgacactcccaatacccttcaagtccaagttcagccccgataggatgGAGGGGTGAGAatgatgggaagggggtgacatgtaaaaatgactgaaaacaacagatattagtgtctaatccataattttcaagctctctgagatgagtagtgacactcccaatgccctttaagtccaagttcagccccaataggaagtggggtgaggagggatgaagtataaaatgtaaaaaatgctaggcaatgtaactggagcaactatctcaacaggaatgggagagagtgagagggagaagtgagagagagagagtgagagggaagggaagagagagagagagagagaggggttttggGTCAGAGAGTTTTCCTTGagtgctgggttggtcaactAGATAGAGagtgtagatatatagatatatatatttatatatatatatattgtcattcagagttttcccggcagCGCTGTGTTggtctgctatatatatatatatatatatatatatatatatgctggtaaATAGTGCAAATAAGTATACATCGTTGGTTCCTTGAAATGCAAAAAAGTTCCAtagtaatgttaaaaaatttacttttaagctTTGGTCGTCGTGTGTCTCAGAAATACtagatgaatattttatttttgtgactgtgCCCACAGAAGATTGACAAAATCATAAAAAcgctttttgtataattttagaaatatactcATACTTTTAACTGCTAAATCGTAGATGAATCCTTGTGCATTAAACTTCCACATGATCAGCTGCCCTCATACAGAAGACTCATCCATATTGCACCGAACTCAACTGCATGTACACTATGCCATTCATCGCAGTTTTGTATGAACTTTTGCTCTTCCCCTACATAAAAGCCCATCTAGGTCTTAGTCCCCACCTCCCTCCGAACACTTccaattatatacttttttttttcaccaacctCTCGTCCTCTCTTGTTTCTACAGCACCATCTCAAAGCAATTGAATTTGTCTTCTCACCCACGCTAACCATTTTACGAGTTCTGGTTATCTCCACATTTATGAACGTGTTAGTAGGCTACTCCTTACACCGCATTTGTCTTGTAATTAATTCATCTTAATATCttcaacctttttattttcattcaaattcatcATCAACACCTTACTTCCATGATGGAAAGTTAGATAAACAATCCTTTTTAACATCCCCACCTGATGAAGGAAATCAGTCGTGGAACTAAACTGGCCTAAATAACTTCAGCCCCAGATTAATGAAATGCTCCAATTACTGAAACTGTCCATTGTTTACAAAGGGTTTCATTCCTCTCCTTTCCATCTCCAGACGGAATTAGGACATGGCACCTTCCTGCGAGGACTAGAAACCACGGCCACCTACGACCCGGCCACCCAGGAATTCGTCATTCATTCGCCAACCGTAACGGCTACCAAATGGTGGCCGGGTGGCAGTGAGTTCCTCTTGGTTACTTTGTCTAAATTTGAAGCGTCTAAGCACGTTTTGAATTTTGGCGTTgcctaaaaaatataaataaattattcttttcaattattatcatcatcacttttATTGTTAGAGGGACTAATTgctataataattgttattaaattGATAAATTCTATTgttcattaatgataataatcaattataatacatatagtaatgaaaaataataattaataacagtaacaaataaTAACCTCACGTTATCTTTTCAGTGGCGACCAGTTCCACCCACGCCGCCGTCATGGCACTCCTGTACACCAAAGGACAGTGCCATGGCCCTCACTTGTTTGTGGTGCCACTGCGGGACTGCAACACTTACAAGTGCTTGCCAGGTCAGTCTGTTACGGTACAAGAGCTTGCCATATCAGTCTGTTATTGTACAAGAGCTTGTCAGGTCAGTCTGTTACTGTACAAGAGCTTGCCAGGTCAGTCTGTTACTGTGCAAGAGCTTGCCATCAGTCTGTTATTGTACAAGAACTTGCCAGGTCAGTCTGTTGCTGTACAAGGGCTTGCCAGGTTAGTCTGTTACTGTACAAAAGCTTGCCAGGTCAATCTGTTACTGTCTCTAGGCTCTTACAGGTGCCTGACTTCTAATAATCATTCGTTATTCAGATCCCGATTTGATGGGCAATTAAATGTCCATAtctttatattctatttatttatgcatagcTTTTCcctgttaaatatttttgaagtgtACAATTCAGACTTACGGTACACAAACTCATCTAGAAATACTTCCCTTCTTCATGCTCCCCTATTCAAAACTTGAAAGTCTCAATTTTTAAATCactttccataatattttttgtattatctattcTTCATTATCGTGTCAGGAATCACCCTGGGAGAGATCGGCCCCCGCTTCGGTGTGCAGTCGAACGATAACGGGTTTGCTCGCTTCGACAACTTTAGGATTCCAAGAAGGAATATGCTGATGAGACATTCGCAGGTGCTTGAGGTAAGGGGAGGGAGAAATGTAGGTTAGGAACGACAGTGTAGAGCAAAGTAGATGAATTATTGGCTTATTTTTCTTACTCTTAATGCTGCACGTGCATTACTTTTATGGCTGTATGGAATATTACTGTACCTTCTCCACCATCTGTATTCACAAACAACTTAGCTCCTCAGCCCCTTACTCCAGAGACGTTGGTCCTGGGCATTTTCTTCcacatcatttatttttactgatgcaGTTCTCAATTCAGTGAATGGAATCAACACAGAAAGTTCATCCAACTTCTTCCCTCcctctttgtatttctcatttccatttcaaaccttttaagcCGACTTACTCGACCAAGTGCATACTGTAGATCTAGTCATAACTTGCCCTATTCAGCAATCTCTCTCAAGGAACAGCTGTTATGTAAGTTGCTCGGGCTAATGTAAATAAATGGATCATACTCcatcaacattttttcttaataccCGATGAATCAAGGATAAGCCTCATTACAGAAAAATTTGACATTGGATGCTTCTTATACCCATAAAGGAGACTCATTGGCAGAACGCTTAATCCTCCTATGCGCAGTTATTCTTCCTCTGTCCTAGAATGCACTCTTGATTAGGTCCTTTTCAGGGCAAAACATCCACTGCATATAGTCAGTATTTTCTAAatcctcctcttttccttcctccaaACACTTCGAAATTATACGCCCTTTTCACCATAACGTCTTCCTcagtccccccccccaacttgaccaaaccatctcataaTACTCTGGTTCATCTTTTCAGTTAACCTAACTCTTCACCActcatagttttctgtaaaagaaaactattgtgccagctttgtctgtccgtgcgcactttatTTTgaccgcacatttttctgtctgccctcagatcttaaaaactacagaggctagagggctgcaaattggtatgttaatgaTCCACCttcctgtcatcaaacataccaaattgcatccctctaccctcagtagtttttattttattcaaggttaaagttagccataatcgtgcttctggcaacgttataggataggccaccaccggaccgtgattaaagtttcaagggccgcgtctcatacagcattatactgagcccaccgaaagatagatctgttttccttggccgtgattatacgctggagcggctgtacagaaaactcgattgcgccgaagaagcttcgtcgcatttgttacttgtttctttctctcaccAGTTTTTATCCCACTTTCACTCCGCTTACTCCACGTCCACCAAACAAACAGTCCATACACAAACCTTCTGCATTGCAGGATGGAACATACGTCAAGCCTGCACACAGTAAGCTGTCCTACGGTGCCATGGTACGGGTGAGGGTGGGCATTGCGAGAGACGCGTGTGTGCAGCTGCAGCAGGCTGTTACCATCGCCACCAGGTACTCAGCTGTGCGTCGTCAGTCTGAGTTGGTCCCCGGGTATGTGtgacgtaattctctctctctctctctctctctctctctctctctctctctctctctctctctctctctctctatatatatatatatatatatatatatatatatatatatatatagatagatagatagatagataaaatttgtataaatttactTTCCTTGCAGTTaggtaaaaatacatgaatatgataattttcttaatggcttttgtacagttttttcatgtaaatttaacCTAATAAGTATATGCATTCATTTAGCTCATTCATTCAGCCGAATATcatctaataaaataaattgttgtgTTGTGTATCCTTTACAAATTTAACTTCATCATCGCACAATTTTCCCATTATCGGTATAGCATTACTAAGGTAGTATCGTCACTATCCTTCTCACCATCATTAACAAATCCCCTCACCATCATTACCTAAATATTTTCCATCAGTAACATGACCTCCATCACTGCCATTATCGCAACCAGTGAGAGAtccatcactatcatcatcaaaAGCTCTGTATCATAATCACCATAATCGTGCTGTCAGTCACCATCATTATCGATAGCTTTGTTATAACCTTActaacattaacaacaaaatccCAATCTGACATAGTCGACACCATCATCTATCTATCACCATTTCACTATCGCCCTCTAGGTCACCATAATCATCATCCTCACCACAGTCACCATCTGCATCAGTATCTCACTGTCACAAACAAGAACTATCCTAAAAGCTATCACGACCAACACCATCATTCTCTGCATCACTGTGATTATCACTATGAATATCACCATATCTTCTTCGCCGACGTCTCCTGCAGGGAACCGGAGCCCCAGATCCTCGAGTATCAGACGCAGCAGTACAAAATCCTCCCTCAGATCGCCTCCGTCTTcgccctcctcttctcctccctgAGGGCGATCGATTTCCTCCACTCCGCCTCAGCCAAGATGGACGGAGGAGATATGTCCCTCTTGCCCgaggtgaatgtcccttttagttttttgtaagagacaactattgtgccggctttgtctgtccgtccctcagatcttaaaaactgctgaggctaggggctgcaaattggtatgttgatcatccaccgtccaatcatcaaacataccaaattgcagccctctagcctcaatagtttttattttattttaggttataagttagctataatcgtgcttctggcaacgacataggatatgccagcaccgggccgtggttaaagcttcatgggccgcggctcatacagcattatatcgagacctccgaaagatagatctgtattcggtggccttgattatgcattgtagcggctgtacattccattttttttttttaagtttgcctacatttttttataattttattgtatactGCATAATATTACTTACATTCCGTACTTTTCAGACCTCTATttcgttaatttttcttttcatctttcattcttaTAAATTCTCTTTCTTGTCACTAACCAGCTTTAAGAAATCTACCTCCTTTTTCCTTGTGTCCTGACTAATTCTTTTCCCTTCCTGTTTTTCCTAGTTTCCTCCGGGAGAAGGCGAAATAAGGGCTTTAGGTTGACCACCTCTTCGGCCCGAGAATTATATAAAGTTAGCtgaagttgattattattattattattattattattattattattattattattattattattttgtctatcacagtcatcgctattcgactgggtggtttttatagtgtggggttccgggttgcatcctgcctcctcaggagtccatcacttttctgactatgtgcgctgtttctagtagcacactcttttACCAGTCTCGCCTTGAGTGTTTTCAGAGCATCTGGAAAATACTTTGTACCATAGTCTTCCTCTTTGAGCCGCCCTTAAAGACGATTTACAGAGGTTCACCGTCATTTCATACCCTTAGATTCAAACCaagaatttttatagttttacgtATGGTTCTTATTCCAAAAACTTTCGAAACACTACATTGACTTGATATATAACTTCACAAAACCTAAACAGGTGTATTGCTTTGTACTGTTATCCCTTGTATTCTAATGGTTAACTTTAAGATACTTCAATTTCTAATCCCTTTTTTAAACCTGCTCTCAGAAAACTGATACTTTTTTCTGTACTTTCAtagattattacaaaatatttacaatttaccTGTAATATCCTAATTTGGATTCTGCCTTGAAAAAGTCTTGTGTGATTTGCACTTTAAAACGTGGTGTCAGCATTCGCAAGGTGTTTTAAAACTTAGTCATCGTCTTGGCAGCAGCCTTCAGAAAGCTTGTAAAAATACTTCTCCTCCCTCATTAAAATGCTGTCTCTCTCATTCTACTAAAACTTCAGGGAGTGTTTATGTAAAATAACTAAATCGTTACTACCTTTGAATCAACCTGCAGTTTGCTTAATCTGCACTTCACTTAATTAGATTTTTCGGTTTCAAATCAGCTTTAGCAAATATCTCCTACTCTCATCTTCAGCTCCACGCGTTGTCTAGTGGCATCAAGGCCTTGGGAGCATACGATGCTACGAGTGGCATCGAAATTTGCCGCCTAGCCTGCGGGGGACACGGTTATCTGGCGTCATCAAACCTGCATCGGCTCTATACCTCGACTACCTGCGCCATCACCTACGAAGGAGAGAACACCGTCCTCTGGCTTCAGGTTGCGAGGTAATAGAGCAGTTTTCGGTTTACCTTGAGAAGCCTGATGCTCctctgaaattttcattaaatcattTCAAGAGGCCTCAGTAACTTCAAAACATAAGAATTTGTATGATCACTTAATATTTATCAACTTTAAATGTTAATCTACTCCTTTTCATTGAACAAGAAATTAGCTTCACTCATGGAAAAGATCATCAGGTGGTAGTAGTCATCAACAATACTTCTCATGACATCTTGGACCTTCTTCAGTTCTGTTTTGCCTTTCCTATTCCATCGCTTTTTCTGACCTACTCCTCGTCACCCATTCACGTATCATGTCCAGACCATCTTAGTCTCAAGGTATCTCAGTTTGTACAGCCTTTGGAAAACATCTTTACGACACTTCATTCTTTTAATAGGACTCTCCTCCACTTTTCCCTTTCTATAACGTTGCACTTTCCAAAAGTGTTCCTGATCAGCACCCAGGTTTCTGTGGCACTGAGAGTAGCTGAGACCTATGGTTCCTCTTTTAAGGGCTtctgaggagcaagagcccgtgccagcacaaggctagTTTAATCTAGgaagacagatatatagataaatagacagatagatagatagataggtacctCTTAAGAAGTTTTTCTGTGGTTTATTTAGCATCAGTTTCATGCCATGCTGTAGGTTTATTTTCATCCGTTTCAGTCCAGTGCGTTCAAGGAAACAAATCAAATCCTATTAAGATGTTCTCACTTCCCTCTCATCACCACTTGTTCTTAAATACATTTTAGGCATCTCTTAATTTCTCTGGGTATATATCTTATCTTGAGCAACTTGATACCATCTCACTCGCCCATTCCACAACGGCCATGTGACCACTATTCTGTCAtcaatttgctttctttttaatcACTAAGTACAGTTTTACttacaattttttaataacaCTTCTCCATGCTCACcaattttttaagaatttggacaAAACATTTAACTGCACTGCTGATATGGTATTTGTCAATGATTTCCAATCATAGTCTTTCACTATACCCACTTTATACACTGGCCTTGGTTGGTTTAAAAATCCTCAAATCCTTCAAATACATTTTATAccccacccatatatatatatatatatatatatatatatatatatatatatatatatatatatatatatatatatatatatatatatatatatatatatatatatatatatatatatatatatatatatatatatatatatatatatatatatatatatatatatatatatgtatgtatgtatatatatatatatatatgtatgtatatatatatatatatatatatatatatatatatatatatatatattcagatatgtatgtatgtactgtaaatttaaaaatatatacatatacattacgaAATATAAGTAGTAAACATGTTCTTTTTACAAACAGCATACAGAGAAATTCTTAATTTGCTAGTTTTTAACAAATGCAAGCTGAGGCCTCTGGATCTGTTATAGTTTTAATACTTGCCTTATCTCTTATCTCCCATAAATTTCAGTACCTGTCTGGATTTCGTACAATTCCAGGTACCTCATCAAGTCTTACCGAGCTGCTAAAAAGGCAACACTCTGGGTCTTTCCGTTGAGTACTTGGCAGGCCAACCAACATCTAATAAAGGAGATTTGTCCGATAGAGGTACGCATGTAATTTATAAACTGGAGTAAACAAGTATATATCCTAATATGTACTTTATTGAGGATAACTCGCTCATGCACTTACTTCGTTGACTTCTTGTGGCTTTTTGTGACCAATTCCCTGCAACACCAGACTTCTCAGGACGGGTgaaacttgcattttttttttttttttatttatggtcagtAAACCTGCAACCAATCTTTCTCGTTTTCATTCAGTCTTGTGgttgggtattatatatatatatatatatatatatatatatatatatatatatatatatatatatatatatatatatatatatatatatatatatatatatatatatatatatatatcagaaataatcaacacacaattaagtgtggagcagaaataaatttctgactcacatcaggatcgaacccaattgaaagacgagaccgctgccaaccaagccacacaagtcataaaagaagctgggaCCTGAGTACCACagtacctaaggaattacctgcgCAGGCGAACTGCCTTGCATATCAGGGTGTTTTCTCCAACTTCGCGACTCAGCgatctcgtctttcaattgaaagacctgggttcgatcctgatgtgtcagaaatttatttctgttccacacttaattgtgtgttgattacttctaatatatatatatacagtatatatatatatatatatatatatatatatatatatatatatatatatagacaaaatccacgaagaaaagagatacactggagtgctgcgaggcctttcgactgtcgtccttcacttagcagtcgaagggcctcgcagcactctagtggttctctttccttcgtggattttgcctttattcatcacgttccatattttcgtgattcagttatacatatgtgatatataaagatatagagagacccctcttcatttttcttgtcaacATGCGCACTATGTGTGAATATGACCTTTATCATGGCAACATTGTTTAAATAAAGGTTTGGTGGAAGCATTCAAAGTAACAGCGAGATTCCTGGTGTCCAGCGCTGAGCGCCGGCTTCAGCGTCTGTGCGATTCTGGAATGGCCTACCACCACGCCTGGAACAACTGCTCTGTGTCGCTTGTGAAATGTGCTGAGGTTAGTGTGTTCGTGAAAACTTTCTGTTTGGTGTAATTGTATAAAGATTTAGGGTGAAACTCATAACTGTAATAGTGTTACATAATTCCTTGGTCTTCTAGTTCTGAAGAAGAGCACTGTGGACATCTGAAAATTAGTCTTTGTTCTATTTATGTGTTATTGATACGAGTATCACCTTTAAAAACACAAAGTTGATTGACCTCACAGAATTAAGCTACTAGATATCGTTTTTACGTTAGATGATTGTAATGGGAATGCCTCAGTTCCtttacttttatgtattattattattattattattattattattattattattattattattattattattattattattattattattattattattattattgccgttgttttattgtttttgcaacTACTGTCAAGTCCAAagataatgtaaacaaataagtgtATTCATGTGGAAAATGAAAGCTGACTCTTTCCGGCGGACATATTCAAGCGATCTcagttttattctcattttgtaCTCGTTTTGTTCATCCTCAGGCGCACATGAGATACTTCGTATGTGAGAAATACTTTGACAGCGTCGAAACCGTAGCCATGAGACCAGAACTTCGAGAGGTCATGAGAAATCTGAGTCGCCTCTATCTGATTTACCATATCACTCTGCAACCTGGTGCTTTTCTGAAGGTGGGTTAATTGAGCgaacatttactctctctctctctctctctctctctctctctctctctctctctctctctctctctctcttctgaagatACCAgtaatgtttttctctctttttgcttgCTCATTTTTAAAACGAAACATTAATTAGGCCTATATTGCCCCATAGCTTGCCGTcggtgcatctcacgcggtgcgctgtaggcattactagagacTGTTTGCAACGTCTCTTCGGCCCTTTAGCTGCAGCCACATTTTAACCTTTTATTAACCTCCATTCCCccctcctttcttccatcttgctgtcaaaCCACTCCAGCTCCCCCTTTTCGCTATTTTAAGCACCGAAcagctgaaagtgccccagtgattggctttatagccagattttcataaatcagcCAGTCATTTGACGATGACATCTCAAACTCAAGTTTTATATTTAGAGAATACAAATTTCATCTCAAACTTTCTCTacactaaattaaaaataaataattttccaacaatAAGTATAACTTATAACGTGTTATATTACATAGAGTAAAAGAGTCCATAATTTCagctataaaaatttatttatttatttttaaatcaatcaacattttaaaatttctccACAACAGAGCAGCGCCTTGACTGCAGAGGACATCAGTcatctggaagaggaaatgtgcAGTCTGTTGGCGTCCTTGAGACCCCAGGCTGTTTCTATTGTCGACTCCTTCGATTTCGACGATGGCCAATTGAACTCAACCCTGGGCGCTTGGGATGGAAATGTTTATCAGAGGTAGGAAGCACTTTCCCTTCCCCAAGCTTTCCCTTTACTTTTTGTTATGAAGCACATTTTACACTTGatcttgtttgtttattgattttctaAGTAGAGAACAGGCCGAAGGCCAGCTATGCAAATTGTTGCATGTTGGCATTGATTGGACCGCTGCAACTTGAATAGCAGGTCAGTTGTGCACAATAAATTCTAATATACATATGCTAATTAATAACATATTTTGCAATGCATGTTTCGTGcgaattttagcaaaaaaaaaaaaaaaaaactgaaatcctACTTTTACAACTTTGATTCAGTCA includes these proteins:
- the LOC136830219 gene encoding LOW QUALITY PROTEIN: peroxisomal acyl-coenzyme A oxidase 1-like (The sequence of the model RefSeq protein was modified relative to this genomic sequence to represent the inferred CDS: inserted 1 base in 1 codon) — protein: MTPPAWKANCVPDLQRERQNCSFDTEELTHIVDGGKDQTAFRRELRQLLASDPAFEDEIPPEYLSHEDRYLNEMRKTCHLDSKVAELGVDRKTLQLSKASVGILKDGDSLWIHHNIFIPAISRQGDEEQRKEWVGRIKRGEVLGTYAQTELGHGTFLRGLETTATYDPATQEFVIHSPTVTATKWWPGGMATSSTHAAVMALLYTKGQCHGPHLFVVPLRDCNTYKCLPGITLGEIGPRFGVQSNDNGFARFDNFRIPRRNMLMRHSQVLEDGTYVKPAHSKLSYGAMVRVRVGIARDACVQLQQAVTIATRYSAVRRQSELVPGEPEPQILEYQTQQYKILPQIASVFALLFSSLRAIDFLHSASAKMDGGDMSLLPELHALSSGIKALGAYDATSGIEICRLACGGHGYLASSNLHRLYTSTTCAITYEGENTVLWLQVARYLIKSYRAAKXGNTLGLSVEYLAGQPTSNKGDLSDRGLVEAFKVTARFLVSSAERRLQRLCDSGMAYHHAWNNCSVSLVKCAEAHMRYFVCEKYFDSVETVAMRPELREVMRNLSRLYLIYHITLQPGAFLKSSALTAEDISHLEEEMCSLLASLRPQAVSIVDSFDFDDGQLNSTLGAWDGNVYQRLYDEAMKSPLNKKDVPEAFHKYLKPLMKSTLRSNL